From Bacteroidota bacterium, the proteins below share one genomic window:
- the icd gene encoding NADP-dependent isocitrate dehydrogenase, translating into MSGQKISMQEGKLNVPNQPIIPFIEGDGTGPDIWKAAKKVFDAAVEKAYNGTRKVEWKEVLAGENSFNKSGEWLPKETLDAFKEYLVGIKGPLTTPIGGGIRSLNVALRQELDLYTCLRPVKYVAGVPSPVNKPEDVDMVIFRENTEDIYAGIEWQAGSDEVKKVINFIENEMGVKKIRFPETSGIGIKPISKQGTTRLVNAAIKFAIEEKRKSLVLVHKGNIMKFTEGAFKTWGYELAKEKYRNEIVTERESWIIGNKDANSALSVEENAKMIDPGYVMMTPNQQKEIRDEIEIAIALMPTHGNGQWKKKLLIRDTIADITLQQVLSRAKEFDVVATMNLNGDYLSDALAAQVGGIGIAPGANINYETGHAIFEATHGTAPKYANLDKVNPGSVIISGGMMFKYMGWTEVNDLIWNGLVKSIAQKQVTYDFHRMMEGATLLKCSEFADAIIENM; encoded by the coding sequence ATGAGCGGACAAAAAATAAGCATGCAGGAAGGAAAGCTAAATGTTCCGAATCAGCCCATCATTCCATTTATTGAAGGAGATGGTACAGGACCTGACATTTGGAAGGCAGCAAAAAAAGTTTTTGATGCAGCTGTTGAAAAAGCCTATAATGGAACCCGAAAAGTAGAATGGAAAGAAGTATTGGCTGGTGAAAACTCATTTAACAAAAGTGGAGAATGGCTCCCAAAAGAAACGCTGGATGCTTTCAAAGAATACTTAGTAGGTATTAAAGGCCCGTTGACAACTCCAATTGGAGGAGGCATACGTTCATTAAATGTAGCCTTACGTCAAGAGTTGGATTTATATACTTGCTTACGTCCCGTAAAATATGTGGCTGGTGTTCCATCTCCGGTAAATAAGCCTGAAGATGTTGATATGGTCATTTTCAGAGAAAACACAGAAGATATTTATGCAGGAATTGAATGGCAAGCAGGTTCTGATGAAGTAAAAAAAGTTATCAATTTCATTGAGAACGAAATGGGTGTCAAAAAAATCCGTTTCCCTGAAACATCAGGTATCGGAATTAAGCCAATTTCAAAACAGGGAACAACACGCCTTGTGAATGCAGCTATTAAATTTGCAATAGAGGAGAAAAGAAAATCTCTCGTATTGGTGCATAAGGGAAACATCATGAAGTTTACCGAAGGTGCTTTTAAGACCTGGGGATATGAGCTTGCCAAAGAAAAGTACAGAAACGAGATTGTTACTGAACGTGAAAGTTGGATCATTGGAAATAAAGATGCAAATTCTGCATTAAGTGTTGAAGAAAACGCGAAAATGATTGATCCGGGTTATGTAATGATGACACCAAATCAACAAAAAGAAATTCGTGACGAAATAGAAATAGCCATTGCTTTAATGCCTACTCATGGTAACGGACAGTGGAAGAAAAAACTTTTAATCAGAGATACCATTGCAGACATTACCCTGCAACAAGTACTTTCCAGAGCCAAAGAATTCGATGTAGTTGCTACCATGAATCTGAATGGAGATTATTTATCGGATGCACTAGCTGCACAGGTTGGCGGAATTGGAATTGCACCGGGTGCAAATATTAATTATGAAACGGGTCATGCAATTTTCGAGGCCACACATGGAACAGCTCCAAAATATGCTAATCTTGATAAAGTGAATCCGGGAAGTGTGATTATATCAGGAGGCATGATGTTTAAATATATGGGCTGGACAGAAGTAAACGACTTAATTTGGAATGGATTGGTAAAATCAATTGCTCAAAAACAAGTCACTTACGATTTCCACCGCATGATGGAAGGAGCAACATTACTCAAATGCTCAGAATTTGCAGATGCCATTATTGAGAATATGTAA
- a CDS encoding flavodoxin yields the protein MAEIGIFYGSSHGNVKQIARELRILFGPENADIRNIKHAKKEDLEAYNYLIFGCSTRDAGMIQEDWEYKLAILSEIDFQNKKIALFSLGDQKHYPNSFVDGMGILYDKLNENDVKIIGNWYPYGYIFRKSKAFKHGSFVGLALDEKFQHSITHERLQKWTDYLKSQFKLSPN from the coding sequence ATGGCTGAAATCGGAATTTTTTACGGCTCTTCCCATGGCAACGTTAAACAAATAGCACGCGAGTTGCGTATACTTTTTGGACCTGAAAATGCTGACATTAGAAATATTAAACACGCTAAAAAAGAAGATTTGGAGGCATACAACTATCTTATTTTTGGTTGTTCAACAAGAGACGCGGGAATGATACAGGAAGATTGGGAGTACAAGCTAGCTATCTTAAGCGAAATAGATTTTCAAAATAAGAAAATAGCGCTATTTAGCTTGGGCGATCAAAAGCACTATCCCAATTCATTTGTTGATGGGATGGGAATTTTATATGATAAGTTGAATGAAAATGACGTAAAAATTATTGGTAACTGGTATCCTTATGGTTACATCTTTCGTAAATCCAAAGCATTTAAACATGGATCTTTTGTCGGTTTGGCTTTAGACGAAAAATTTCAGCACAGTATTACACACGAAAGACTTCAAAAATGGACAGATTATTTAAAAAGTCAGTTTAAGCTTTCACCAAACTAA